A portion of the Macaca mulatta isolate MMU2019108-1 chromosome 2, T2T-MMU8v2.0, whole genome shotgun sequence genome contains these proteins:
- the CCRL2 gene encoding C-C chemokine receptor-like 2 — MANYTLAPEDEYDVLIEGELEGDEAEQCDRYDTWALSAQLVPSLCSAVFVVGVLDNLLVVLILVKYKGLKRVENIYLLNLAVSNLCFLLTLPFWAHAGGDPMCKILIGLYFVGLYSETFFNCLLTVQRYLVFLHKGNFFSVRRRVPCGIVTSAVAWVTAILATVPEFAVYKPQMEDPKYKCAFSRTPFLPADETFWKHFLTLKMNVSVLVFPLFIFTFLYVQMRKTLRFGEQRYSLFKLVFAIMVVFLLMWAPYNIALFLSTFKEHFSLSDCKSNYNLDKSVLITKLIATTHCCVNPLLYVFLDGTFRKYLCRFFHRRSNTPRQPRRRFAQGTSREEPDRSTEV; from the coding sequence ATGGCCAATTACACGCTGGCACCAGAGGATGAATATGATGTCCTCATAGAAGGTGAACTGGAGGGCGACGAGGCAGAGCAATGTGACAGGTATGATACCTGGGCGCTCTCAGCCCAGCTGGTGCCGTCGCTCTGCTCTGCTGTGTTCGTGGTCGGTGTCCTGGACAATCTCCTGGTTGTGCTTATCCTGGTAAAATATAAAGGACTCAAACGCGTGGAAAATATCTATCTTCTAAACTTGGCAGTTTCTAACTTGTGTTTCTTGCTTACCCTGCCCTTCTGGGCTCACGCTGGTGGCGATCCCATGTGTAAAATTCTCATTGGACTGTACTTTGTAGGCCTGTACAGTGAGACATTTTTCAATTGCCTTCTGACCGTGCAAAGGTACCTAGTGTTTTTGCACAAGGGAAACTTTTTCTCAGTCAGGAGGAGGGTGCCCTGTGGCATCGTCACAAGTGCCGTGGCGTGGGTAACAGCCATTCTGGCCACTGTGCCCGAATTTGCGGTTTATAAACCTCAGATGGAAGACCCGAAATACAAGTGTGCATTTAGCAGAACTCCCTTCCTGCCAGCTGATGAGACATTCTGGAAGCattttctgactttaaaaatgaatgtttcGGTTCTTGTCTTTCccctatttatttttacatttctctatGTGCAAATGAGAAAAACACTAAGGTTCGGGGAGCAGAGGTATAGCCTTTTCAAGCTTGTTTTTGCCATAATGGTAGTCTTCCTTCTGATGTGGGCGCCCTACAATATCGCACTTTTCCTGTCCACTTTCAAAGAACATTTCTCCCTGAGTGACTGCAAGAGCAACTACAACCTGGACAAAAGTGTTCTCATCACTAAACTCATCGCCACCACCCACTGCTGCGTCAACCCTCTCCTGTATGTCTTTCTTGATGGGACATTTAGGAAATACCTCTGCCGTTTTTTCCATCGGCGTAGTAACACCCCACGTCAACCCAGGCGGCGGTTTGCACAAGGCACATCGAGGGAAGAACCTGACCGTTCCACCGAAGTGTAA